ttttttctcacttgataTACCAAAGTACATCTTTGCATGTCAAAATATCTCTGTATTTACTGACACCCTCAATGGTTACATGTTTTTCCATCCTATGGATGCACTAAAATTTGTTCATAAAATCTGTAGATGAGTTCTTCTCAACACACTGCTATTTTAGGCAATAGTAAGAAAAACAGATGTATCTATTTCATAAAGATATTTCAGTATAATGGAAttgatgatatatatttttaaaaatgtggttcttACCACCAAAGTGTCTATTTAAAAAGTTGCAGCAACTTAAACTTTAGACAACTATATAAGTACCACTGTTCTTCATCCTCACAAACTTTGTGGATAGAaaacagtatttcattcctttttttttttttttttttttttttttgaggtggagtctcactccaatgcccaggctggagtgtagtgtcacgatctcggctcactgcaacctccacctccctggttcaagcaattctcttacctcagcctaccgagtagctgggattacaggtgcgtgtcaccatgcccagctaatttttttgtatttttagtagagaaaacgTTTCatcactggccaggctggtctcaaactcctgacctcgtgatccacctgccttggcctcccaaagtgctgggattacaggcatgagccacggcagcCGGCCTATCATTCCTCTTCTAACTTAAATAGAAAACAGTATTTCATTCCTCTTCTAACTTAAATTCCTTCTCTTACCAGGAACACTCTGTTTTCCTATGTGCGTAGGTCACTGGTAGATATGCAAAAAAGTACTTTGCCCAATTTTAAATTGAGCTTATTTTATTATATCTGCATATatagaccgggtgcggtggctcacgcccataaacccagcactttgggaggccgaggtgggtggatcacaaagacgggagttcaagaccagcctagccaagatggtgaaaccccatctctactaaaagtacaaaaaaattagctgggcctggtggcaggcacttgtaatcccagctatcggtaggctaaggcagagaattgcttgaacctaggaggcgacagaggttgcagtgagccgagatcccgccactgcactcccgcctgggcaacagagtgagactctgtctcaaaaaaaaaatatgtatatatacatatatatatatatatctgcgcATATAAATAGGCATTTGTGTTTCCTTTGgtacttttcttcctttgtatatttaaaaattttaatatatactcCAGGAACTTATTTTTGTGACATAAAAATCTAGCTAGTTTTCTCCAAACAGCATGCATTTCATTTATGAATAATTCATCTTGTTTTACCAATATGAAAATCACCATTTTCAAGTGCTAAATTCTTACATATATTTGGGTATTTCTGGATTTcctattctgttctattcattGATGTCTTTTCAGCTATTAGTAAACAATTTGTGGAAATAGCACATGCACATTTTGATATCTGGAAAAGCAAGTCTTTTTCCATTcggttaaaaaattaatttatcacaataataaaatacagcatGTGCAATCGCTAAaactttgctatttttatttggcTTACATAAAAGtgataaacacagaaaaagctcACATCTTAAGAAAAATGAATCTTCCTATTCAAGGACATGAACTGTATTCCCATTTCAGTTTCCTTCTAAGGTTCCTCAGTAAAGAACATATTTACATAGGGTACATTGATATAAAATCCATATTGGATTTTATTTGAAGACTATTTAGCCCAGAAGTTGATATATTGTAGGACTTAGTTCTCAATATACGCCATTCTATAATGTGTagaacattgttttaaaatgtgtacattaaaaataatctgcTGCTTCGACTTAATCACTTTAAAACAGTCGATTAGTTTTCTATAAGGGAAATTATAATTGGATTGGAAATCagctaaagttttgtttttgtgttgctGTTCATGAAGGGCCTGTGCCCTGACCTCTCTGAGGTTTCCACATCCAGGGTGGTGTGGCACCTGCGGAGGCAAGAAAGCCAGGCTCCTCCCTCCCCGCGCCATGAGGGCATGTCCCCATCATCCCCCCAcgtccctcctcctcccagccagGCCCGGTTACCTCTTTTGCTTGTCCCTCTTGTTCACGTCAGTGTCCCTGAGCATGACGATGAGATCCTTTCTGGGGACTTTACCCCAACAGGCAGCTCTGTGGAGCTTGTCCAGATCTTCTCGACGGACGTGGTACCTCGGCTCCATGAAGGCGCTGTCGTCGTAGTCTCCCCAAGCGCCCACGTTGCTCTTGCCTCTCCCCCTGCAGCAGGGGAAGCAGCGGCGGCACCACTTGCCCATCTTGCTCCTGAGCGTCTTCACAGCGGAGTCGTCGTGGGGTCCAGAAGTGCCCACGTTGCTCTTGCCACTCCCCCTGCAGCAGGGGAAGCAGTGGCAGCACCACTTATCCATCTTGCTCCTGAGCACCTTCACAGTGGAGTTGTCGTGGTCTCCAGAAGTGCCCACGTTGCTCTTGCCACTCCCCCTGCAGCAGGGGAAGCAGTGGTGGCAACGCTTGCCCATCTTGCTCCTGAGACCAAATGGCTTCTTCACAGTGGAGGCAGCCGACCTTGAACAAACCTCAGCCGCCATCTGCTTTTAACAGCCAGGGGAGGCCGGTAGTAGCGAGCAGATCGCGTCTACCAACCGGTCTTACCAACTAGCAGGAAACTCTGGGTTTCCAACCTGTTTGAAGAGAAAGGTCAATCCCAGCCAAAACCTGCCAACCCCAGCAGGGGAGCCCAGCCCACTCCACCCAGGAAAAACCCACACCCAGCCGGGgaaagcccacgcccacccggggcgaccccactcccaccccaggaAAGGCCAAGCCCCTCCCCCCCCACCGCAAGGAAACACCCAGACCACCCAAGGGAATGCCAAACCCAGCAGAGAAAAGGTCAAGTCCAGTAAAAGAATGCGAGGGAAGAAACGCCAATCCAAGCGAGAAACACCAGGCAAAGCCACTAACGCCAAGCCAAGCGAGGAACGCCAAGCCAAGCGAGGAACGCCAAGCCAAGCGAGGAACGCAAAGCCAAGCCTAGCCGTTACAGACAAGCCAAGCTGTTATGCGCGTGCGGAGGGCGGGCTTGGGTGGAGGGCGGCGTGCGCGGTGTCATTGCACGTGGCACAGACAGTGGCCGATGTGTGCAACCCTCCTGCGCAAGTCTTGGCGCCACAAATGTCAGTGACAGCCTTGCGTTCCCGGCAAACTTCATGGGAGTTGGCTGAGTTTTCAGGCCATTGAGGAGAGGCCTCCAGTGGGAAAAAGCCTCTTGAAGCAGGACTGGGGCTAGAACACCTGGAACTTGAGGATGCTGACACCCTCCTCTGAAGAAAGCTCCCAAGACACTCGTGGTGGTGCTGTTGCGGGTGGCCGCGCTGCAGCTCGGAGCTCGGGTTGGCAGAGCTGGATGCAAATGGCCTCAAAATCGAGGAGCACAAGACGCCCACCTTCATGACACCTGCTCCTCCTTGGTCGGCGCTCAGAGCACGCAGCCATCAGCGACGGGCCACTCGGGTCCACAGAATCAGGGCTGGGTGGCCAGCTCCTGCCCCGGTGACCCCTGCCTGGTGTCAAGCCAGGGCCAACATCTGTGGGGCTTCTGGCCCAGGGGGCTCCACTTCACTGGCATGCAATAGCGTGGAGGTGCATGCCACTGTCTCCAGGCCGGCAAGAGTGGGCTTGGAGGAGCACCTACCACTGATGGGGAGATGCAGAAAGGCACCCCCATGTGCAGATCTTGGGAACAGGACACTACCAGCACCAGGGAGCCAGACCCGGGCCTCCCTGGCAGCCTCTGAGCTGGACCCAGGCAGTGGCACCTCGACCCTCCTGCCAGGACCCTCCTGCTGTGCAAGCTTATGCAGCCGGGCTCCAGGCTGCTTCACCCATAAGGCAGGTGCTTTGGTGTGGGAGGAAAAATGGATTCtgccgggctcggtggcttatgcctgtaatcccagcactttgggaggccgagtgggaggatcacgaggtcacgagatcaagaccatcctgctaacatggtgaaacgtcgtctctactaaaaatacaaaaaatcagccagatgttgtggcaggcgcctgtggtcccagctacttgggaggctgaggcaggagaacggcgtgaatccgggaggcagagcttgcagtgagccgagatggcgctgggcactccagcctgggtgacagagtgagactcagtctcaagacaaacaaacaagcaaacaaacatgaCCTCATCAGGCAAATTCTAAAGACTCTTCTACCCTTTGTGGTTAAAAAGTGAATTGCcagtaattttataaaatgtaagataaaagtaagtttttaaaaaataatttaatgcttTTGAATACTTACAGCCAAAGTCTTAATGTTCCCTAATTCTTGTTAAATAGAGCTAAATATGAAGACTTTGAAGAATATCTCATGCTTTGGTCTCTCCTTTGCtgtaatgtttaaaatttctctttgagAAATGAATGGACAATCCCAAGACATGCCGTCACATACTTTCCTGGAACAGTGGATCAAATCCCATTTTTCTCATATGAAGGAAATTTCATCACATGGCAAATGACCAAAGGTGCTCTTTAAACTGTAAGGCAGCAATGTCCAAGCATTACCTTGCACAATTAACCATTTATAGCATCATGCCCTCACTTTCGTTATACAAGTTACTGGAATGAGAGAATCTAAATCTTATAACTGAGATGGGCTACCCTGTAGGCTAGAAATTAGGTTTGGTCATGGTGAGCACAGGGATGAGAGCAAAGAGGAACCGCAAAacaattattctttctttctatattaaatataaaataagttgtTTCAATTGTACAGGTGAGGTGGGATTTTCACTGAAAATGAAATACTGTAATTGCGGGTTAAATttatcaggaaaaaatatttttaaaaacctagcgGTCATCTttttctatctatgtatctatctatctatctatctatctatctatctatctatcaatcatctatctaatGGTCATGTAtacctatatttaaaaataaaaaagaaaatggggcacTGATATTCATTTCTTAAAATCTGCTGACTTAGTGGAGACACTGCAATAAATGGTCTATGAAATGAGAGCCTTTGCAGAAGCCAGTGAGCTTTATAGGCGCTGACATTGACACTCCACTCTGCAAttctgcatatatacatatatatacacacacatagaaacacacacacatatatagactatatatacacatatatacacatatatatgtgtatatatactgttatttttatttctaaattttcagtttcttttctatAAGAAGATATATGCTGCCTCACATTCATTAATTTATGTTCTAAAAATTGTCCCTGACATTCCTCTAGATGTTTTGAATGCAGtacaaataatgtttaaaaatacatgggCTCAAGCATGGCAAATGAAACCATGAAGTAATTTGTTAATTGAAGGTGAAATTGGCCACTCACCTCTTTTACTGAAAGAGTAAGTGATAGTGACTAATTGCATTTCTGAgctctaaaaaaacaaatagtTACCAAATTATGGACTAACACACATTTGTTGGACACGCAGAGTCTCACGTGGAAAGAAAAGCCACGGTAACATGGATTTTGTATACatccacatacatacatattaccTAGATCTGTCTGCTGAGAGAAACTGGAAACAGTGATAACCCAATGGAAATGATAGAAATGATACCAGGGTTTGGATAGGGAACATTCAAGATAAGCCTGCTGTAGCCTATTATGCCAGAAGGCAATGACATGCTCAAAGGATGATGGAAACATCAAAACTGTACAAAAGCCAACCTGAAGGGCTCTCGCTGCACAAATATGCAAAACATTAGGTATCAAAACAAATAATGTTACTAATAGATTATAGCCCAATGACTATATTAGTAATCTACAAATCCATACTGATAGATTAAATAAATGAGCTAATTGAAAACTTTGATAAGGAATATGAATATATTTGCATAGTTTTCACAATAACCCCCTCCCCAAACTCTTACCTATCAGAAAAAAAGTATGTGCAGTTTTACAATGGAGAAGCTGGCAGATGTCACCTTAAACAAGTGAACAAAATTTATCTTTCGCAACAAGGGGGAAAATTGAAATCAGGTGACAcctgatggaatgcaatgaaaagaaaataacatcatttatatgacattcctGCACATAACatgattttgaaaatgaaaaatatacattAGACACATCCAAAAGAGGAACATTGTGCAAAATAACTGGTCTGTAAACTTTAAAGTTTCAaagtaagaaattaaataaaaatggatagGTTGTTCCAGGCCAAAGGAAGCAAAGTAAGACAACAAAATGCAATGTCTGACTCTGAAATAGATGTTGGCTATAAAGACATTTTTGGGGCcatagatcagaaaaaaaaaagtgattttcacTGTACTTTTAGTTTTTCTATAAGTTTGAGATCATACAAGTCTCTTCTCATccattaactttcttttcttttctttctttctttctttctttccttccttccttcattcttttcctccctccctccctcccttccttccttcctttctctctttctctctttctttctgacagggtcttgctctgttgcccaggctggagtgcagtaagtagcacaattacggctcactgcagcctcgacctccctgggcttcggtgatcttcccacctcagcctcctgaatagctgggactacaggcatgcgctaccatgcctagctaatacacatattttttatagagacagagtttctccatgttgcccaggctggtcttgaacacctgggcccaagctatctgcccacctcggcctcccaaagtgctgacatttcaagcttgagccaccgtgcctggcctctcttgCTATTTCTTGACATTTAAAATGAGTGAGCAAATGTGAAAGCATTGATTGTCTTGTCACTTGAACACATTAAGTATTTTAAGATATAGCAAAATAAtgcagtattattttattttacttgaggAAATGGAAACATAAGTCTAGTTAGAAGATACAGAGGCTTTTTGGGCTTaactcataattttatttttcagttttagaaatggctttattctaaaatttaaaaattattagttttgACTTAAGTCAAGTaagcaatgtattttttaaatttattattactgttatatttgcatataagctgaagattaattattttattcattaaggAAACACTGATTGAGGGCTTGCTTGGTTCCAGGCAATGGGTCATAACATTTAGCGAAATGGATCCAAATACCTAACCTTGTGAAGCTCTCACATTCtagtggggaagaaagaaaataaataagtaagttaGTTTCATGTTTCAGATATATGCACAGTGAAGGAAATTTAtacaaggaaggagaaagagagtggGGCCTGTGCACCTTTCAATAAAGTAGTGAAGAAAGATGTTGCTGAAAGGGATACATTCAGCAAAGACCTGGGGAAGGTGAAGAACTGTGCCATACACGTTCTTAAAGCCCGAGAGTGAGTACTGTTCTGTTTTGGTTAACATGACATAGCCTAACATGTTTCTGATTCATGTGAATTTTCCAATGTGGAAGAGACTGCTGATTGCATTGCTCCATGTATATAATATTGGCAACAAATGTCTGCTTCAGGGGTTGAGTGCCATTTTGAAAAATCACAGACAAAGTCTTCATTTGGGTATAACAGATGTAAAGAACCCTGCATAGGACAAAAGCATATGCAAAAGTCAGGGGAAAAGTTGGGGAGCAGTTTGTTACCATAAAAAAGGGAAAGCCTgagagaaacaaaaggaagaaatgaagaaagaaaggaaaaaagggaaagagagagaaagagaaattgcaaaagagagaaaagaaagaaagggcagggaaggagagaaCAAATAGATAATAGATCAAAAGAAAGAAGAGCCTAGAGCAGGGATAGGGAAACTTTTCTCCAaatggccagatagtaaatattttaggctttatgaaCCAAAAGGGAGCCCTGTCAAACCGCTCAACTCTGCCTTTGTAGTCTGAAAGCAGccacaagaaatacaaaaattagtgtgaCAATGTTcccataaaactttattcataaaCATTAACATTTAAGTTTTGTATGTCACAAAacatgtcacaaaatatttttcttcttttccctttttttagctattgaaaaatgagaaaaataaacatccTAAGATGACAACTCTACAAAACAGGCCACAGTTTACCAATCCCAGatgtagagacacagagaagtcaCATGAGTCAATATGATGCAGTGAGAGTTAGAAAGGAATCAGGTCAAGTATCTTGGCTTGACAAATGGTGGCTTCTTCCATTTCTCAAAGCTGCACTGTTTTAACCAATGAAGTgagaatgttaaaataaataaacatcaaaTTCTCTTCTTACAGTCACTTACTGTTACTGTTTTAGTTCAATTATTTGTAATAATCTTAGACAAAAATATGTTTCACCCTGTGGGTGTTGAAGTTACTTCTTTTAGGCACTTTAGGAAATTGGTGCCACTATGATTTCAGTGATACTGTCCCAGAAAGTCCCTGAAATGACTGCACTCAAGTGCAATGAGGTAAGGTCACAATATGGCCTGGCAAGATGCCAGTAGTTTGTTTCTAAGTAACAGCCATTCTTAAGTGTTGGGTGAAAATTCTCACCCATAACagtttttctcattcattctagTTTAGACTGCTTTGAGAGGCCAGGTGCACTGAGGTTTGGCTTTGTAATGGTGAACATGTGTTCCCTGTTGAAACAGCCCTTGCTGCACTGCTTCAGGGCAATGGGGGTGTAGACTCTGACTTcctatttaactattttttagtatggtttcaaatttatatatttaataaggaaGTATTCCAGGATATTTCCTGTGTTTCAAGATTTAATATTTGTAAGgtctaatataattattaatgctAATTCTAGGAAATATATGGCATTTTCTAgtagcaaacaaaaaaattcaacttaTTTAGATTGTGTTTCTAAAGATGGCTACAATAATATCTCCCATTCCACTCCCACATCAAGCTTTGGAATCTATTATCCCACTCCTCTTGAATGTGGGCTTACTAGTGACTGGCTTTGACCAGTAGAATGCAGCAGAAATGACAGCGTGTGACCCCCGAGGACAAGTCTTATCTGCAGCTTGCAATTCAGTTTTTTGGAGTTCTCATCCATCTTCTACTGGAGAGGCATAGAGAGTAAGGGGCCCATCTAGCCCTGAGCTGTTCTAGCCATTCAAGCTGAGATATCATAGAGGtggctgaattcatttaccagccAGCCCTGTATTCCAACTGAGCTTGTCCTGCAGCTCATAACCCAGCTGAATGCAGCCAAATGAGTAAGGAAATACGACAAGGAAAGGAGGAAATGCTCAGGCAAGCACACCCACCCCCTaaactcctgacccacagaatcttAAGCAAATGAAATGGTTCTGGTTTAAAGCCATCAAATGGTGGGTTAGTCTGTTGAGCCACAAtagataacaaaaacaaacacgaCACTGATTAAATTCAGAATGATCAATTACACCACATGTACTTTAGGTAATCTACTCATGGCGTATCATCAACTAGCTGCTCTATGGTAAACCATGCTGAAATGAAGTAGCATATATAACCATGCTGAAATGAAGtagcatatataaaaattttaaatttccaataaATTTAACATGAATTAATTCTGGTTTATAATTATTAGAATTAGCCATATGATTGTAATGCCAATAAAAATTCAATTCTGTTGTTCTGTGGAATGTGTTCActtctctaaataaatattttttaaaataacaagtacattagggaaagatgaaaaagtaaTTCATATActgttaaaattaacatttttttattcttaatgtgGAAGTGAAATTGCACTGTATAAAGCTATTTGTAATGGCATGATACatctgatatttattttaatcatagCTTATTTGAGGTTGGCCTAATGTTTTCTCGATGCTCcttttttaagacaaaataaaaatgagagtgtAACTACTTAAATGGTAACACAAATTGATGTTAATAAATTAGTACATTCATAAAAGAACTCCCAATTTTACTGCTAAAAGCACAGCAATGCACGCAGCATTATGCAGTTTAAAAGGCACACTGATAAGTGCCTATATTCAAATCCTTTTCGGTGCCCTTTGTGTTCTTATCTTCCCCAGGCCAGCAGACAATCCTACTTTTCACTAACCTTTGGCACGCTACCATCAGCAATAACCTGTGTGCTCCGTCAGAGTCCCTGAGCTTCCTCAATTAGCATCACCTGTGGTATGTTCCATTTGGAGCAGCTCCATCAGCCACACACAGCTGCTTTAGTGCCTGCAGGTAGAACAAGACTCAGTGTCGCAGGGCTCTGGGGAGTCCATCTGCACACCCTAAAACAGTAAGTAAATACCTATCATCTCCAACAAGCTTACTGTAGCCCCTAACTCTACTCATTGTGCCTCTGTAAGGTTGAAGTGAAATGCTACACCAGAACCTGAACAGATCCACCATGTAGTGAcccaaaaaattaacaaaacatttccttcatttgaaaataaaaaatatttatttttgctcagcAAATTTTCTTTCTACCCTttcaagataaaatatatttatttttatattgaggtTTATACTAAACCTTTTCACAAGCCGCAGAAGtggcacattttaattttttgtcataGTATGTTTTAAGTACAAATTTTGAAGTACATCTTCAAAACACACAAGGTgatgttttctcttaaaatattgtAATGGTCTAAAGCATTTCATGTGCAAGTTAGGAGGATAAAACTGacacacatttaaaatttaaaaaatgtatagcaATGAATCATAAAAAGGTATAATGAATGTCTGTTACTGAACAATTGATGAAACATAGGTAGTAAAAccaaaggaattttaaaaggttTAATTTGAGTTCTTCTTATGAACTCACATTTTtttatgcctttttcttttgCCAACAAGAATTTAACTGTGACACATAATGGGTATATTTTGTTAAAGCTAACTTCTTTCAGTGTCAAGCTATTGTATCTTCTACATATAGAGAAGAATTGGTGCCAAGATTTCTAACAAGTAGGTATACATTTGTCTTCAAACAAAAAGGCACTAAAAAGCATTGCGTTGGTAGATTGATGTGTGGAAAGATAGGCAACCCAGTTCTGACTCCATTAGACTAAAAGCtgtttttaaggagaaaaaaacctATAGATTAACACTCATGCTAAAAACAAAAGGCTTTGATCCTCTTGCCCATTTTGTAGTAAGcagcatatatatttaatatataataatttcaaaacagGGCAAGAACATTGCCTTAATTATTCTAGGAGTCACCAAACACACTAATTATACATATTctgtttacatattttaagtataatttaagaaaaaaggaaataaaattttactgttaAAGGACTTCCATTTGCAATAAGATGTCTTATATACGTAAGAAAGGATTAGCCACCGTAATTTAACGCTTATTAAGTTTTGATTTCCCATTTCATGCTCCAAATGCATGAATCATACACTCTTCATCTTACATATGAGAAACTGAGGACCTGAATGTATCTTTCTTGGGTTGTACTGTTATTAATGACTAAACCTTGGTTCCCTGAATCCCAGTCTAATGCTATTTCCACTACATAGGTCACCTTCCTTCACTGACTTTGAGTCtctgaatgtaaaatgaaaagacGTATTTTAATAACTAACAGTCTAAATTAAAGTTCGACAACTCcttatgctttctttctttcttttttttttttgagatgaagttttgatcttgttgcccacgctggagtgcaatggtgcgatctcggctcactgcaacctctgcctcctgaattcaagtgattctcctgcctcagcctcccaaatacttgggattacaggtgtgtgacaccacacctggttaattttgtatttacagaatacagacagggtttcaccatgttggccaggctggtctcgaactcccactTCAAATCAtctacccacttcggcctcccaaagtgatgggattataggcatgagccagtgcgccctGCCTACTTTTACAATTTGTAATGGTGTGCATTTCTTTTAGAAAGTGGTCTGAAAACAACCCAGAGTTCAGGGTTACAAAGCAGAGCCTATGCTCTTGCAATTGTAAGGGAGTTAGAAGTCATTCAACATATGTCTTAGCCGCCAGGGGTCACCAACCGATTTAGAAGTTTTCCAGATAAAGAAAAGGACAACTCAGACAAAATTCTAATTCTATAAATCCCAGGGAAAGTTGTCATTTAAGgagatttatatatttagatttagATATACAGTTgctataaaaagtttaaaaagcccCAGAGGGATGATACATTCAGAATAGGTGAGGGTAGAATCTTAGCAAGTGCAAGGCAATGAGACATCAGACACTTAAAGCTTGGTTTAATAAGTACATCCCCATCTAGTTATTTGCTAATGGTCTACTGTTTTGCATGTGTCTCTCCTGGTTTGTCCTCTAAACTTGAAGATGCCAGAAGGCATGTGTCTTATCTTCTATTGCCATCACGAGTCTCCAAGGGCTGAGCACTTGCAACTACATGAGTGAAAGTCCGTGTGCctccaaacaaaaaagaaaataaaaagtaaaagctttAGAGGCAAATAGatttgtgtgtggtgggggggtgggtgggggggtaGAACTTTTGACACAGTGACAGTATTACGTTCTTTTCTCTGAGTAAATTGAGTCACTGGAGAATAGTTAGCATGTGTATTTAGATACTTTATTTTCAGCCTCATATGAACTTCCCTATGGCTTCTTTATGGTGTTTGCATTACCCTCTACATCAGTCAGAGCTAGAAACCAGACAGGCAGCATCGAGCCCTGTGAAAGAGAGTAAAAGGGGAAAAGTTTGATTCAGTCCTTTTAATGTATTGCTGTGGTCAAAGGAGATTGGGGCTGTTTGTTGACTACTGAATTTCTAATTCTGTgtatttgtccactttttaaaaatgttggtttTTATGTCATTGACTAGGCCATGACTATATGAAACTGAAACAAATGGCAAGTTCAGTAAAGTCCAGAGAAAAGAATTTATGAAAATGGAACATTTAGTGGTTTGAATGTAGACCT
The genomic region above belongs to Pongo pygmaeus isolate AG05252 chromosome 15, NHGRI_mPonPyg2-v2.0_pri, whole genome shotgun sequence and contains:
- the LOC129012635 gene encoding uncharacterized protein LOC129012635 → MTPAPPWSALRARSHQRRATRVHRIRAGWPAPAPVTPAWCQARANICGASGPGGSTSLACNSVEVHATVSRPARVGLEEHLPLMGRCRKAPPCADLGNRTLPAPGSQTRASLAASELDPGSGTSTLLPGPSCCASLCSRAPGCFTHKADICTVKEIYTRKEKESGACAPFNKVVKKDVAERDTFSKDLGKVKNCAIHVLKARDY